The Ictalurus furcatus strain D&B chromosome 5, Billie_1.0, whole genome shotgun sequence genome includes a region encoding these proteins:
- the bcl2l16 gene encoding BCL2 like 16, whose protein sequence is MGLIDNPLIGQGLSSPDPLVREAYLMVYDYINYVTAKPGTPLGPAPSQASAALRHAGDELLQRFPIFFRRWPRVFRDVTEETACSTLLSILDEHFSQTRRGDLAWSAVLSVFVLAGQMALHCQQNGMDRVLPQLQQSAGNYVERIICPAIRDKGGWSGFVARFGEKQTLEGQIKKVCCWSLLTLSMGILAYFLWKRRII, encoded by the exons ATGGGCCTAATAGATAACCCTTTGATTGGCCAGGGCCTTTCCAGCCCTGATCCACTGGTTCGAGAGGCCTACTTGATGGTCTATGATTATATTAACTATGTAACAGCCAAACCAGGCACACCGCTAGGCCCGGCACCCTCTCAAGCCTCAGCAGCATTGCGTCACGCAGGAGACGAGCTCCTCCAGCGCTTCCCGATCTTCTTCCGTCGCTGGCCACGGGTCTTCCGGGACGTGACAGAGGAGACAGCATGTTCTACGCTGCTGTCCATCCTGGACGAGCACTTCTCTCAGACGAGGCGCGGGGACCTGGCCTGGAGCGCCgtcctctctgtgtttgtgcttgCTGGTCAGATGGCACTGCACTGCCAGCAGAATGGCATGGATAGAGTTCTGCCCCAGCTCCAGCAGTCTGCAGGCAACTATGTTGAGAGAATCATCTGTCCTGCGATCAGAGACAAGGGAGGATGG TCAGGTTTTGTGGCTCGCTTTGGGGAGAAGCAGACTTTGGAAGGCCAGATAAAGAAGGTGTGCTGCTGGAGTTTGCTAACACTGAGCATGGGGATCCTCGCCTACTTCCTGTGGAAAAGAAGAATCATTTAG